The window AACTAGTTAGAAATAAAAGAGAAGATAATAAAATTTATGATTTTGAAATCAAAAATTTACAAAAAGTGAAATTTCATTTCTCGCCAAGCAAAAATTACCTTACACAAGTTCAAATAAATAAAATAGATAATAACAATCTAAATGAAAAATTACCAGAATTAAGATATTTAAACAACCTTAGTTTCAAATTTACACAAGAATTACAAAATAATCAGAGTAAACAAAATAAGATTAGACAACTAATAACTACACACGGACAAGAAATAACAGAGATAAATGGGTTCAAATTCTGAGTAATTAATAAAAAAATAACAATCAAAGCACAAGGCACAAATTTAACTAATTTCAAAGAATCAGTTATTAATAACATATGAGATTACACATTAAATAGTACAAATGATTTTGAAATTGAAACTAAAAAAGAAAGTACCGATATTGAATTTCCGACAACAACAACTAATTTTGATGGCAACCATAAATACAGTGATATTATTGATAATCTTGACTATTTAATGATTCATCGTGGTGATTTTGACAAATTTAATTATTCTTATCTTTATTGACACCAGTATTTAATTTCATTGACACCTTAGAAAAAGGTTACTATAAAGAATTCACCATTAAAAATCACGGCTTTAAAAACGAAAGTTATTTTTATCACAAAACATCGACAGATTTAAACAATAGACTTCTTGCATTACTTATTTATTAAACAAAATTCCTATAAAATATATTTAAAATAGAAATTATAAGGAATTTAAGATTATGAAATTTGATAAATTTAATTTTATTAATGATAAAGAATTATTACGATTAACTGGAATAAAGCAAAGTACTTTTAATAAAATGTTAAATATTTTAAAAGAAGCTGAGTTAAAAAAGTTTAAAAGAGGTGGTAAAAATAATAAATTATCATTAGAAAATAGATTATTGATGACTTTATCATATTGACGAGAATATCGTACTTATTTTCATCTTGGTAAAAGTTTTGATATTAGTGAAGCTAGTTGTTATCGAAATATCAAGTGAATTGAAGATATTTTAATCAAACATCCTGATTTTCAACAACTTGCTGGTAAAAAAGCATTAATAAATGATTATTTTAATGATAAAACAATTATTATTGATGCTACAGAAACACCCATTCAACGCCCAAAAAAAGACAAAAACAATCTTATTCAGGAAAAAAGAAAAAACACACTATTAAAACACAAGTAATTATTGAAAAAGAAAGCAAAATAATTATTGCAACAAATTTTTCTCTCGGTAAAAAGCATGATTTTTGTTTATTTAAAGAATCAAAAATCCCAATTTTAAAAAATACTAAATTAATAGTTGATAATGGTTATCAAGGAATACAAAAAATTCATAGTAATGTTCTAATACCTAAGAAAAAAACAAAGAAAAACCCTTTAAATAAAGAACAAAAACATAATAATAAATTAATTTCAAAAATGAGAATTATTATTGAAAATATTTTTGCTATTCTTAAAAAATTTAAAATTATTACTGAAAAATATCGTAATCGTAGAAAACGATTTAGTTTAAGATTTAATTTAATTGCTTCAATTTATAATTTGCAATTATGCTGAATTATACTTGTAAGTGCAAGTAAATAAAATTGCAAAAAATCTTATATAAAAATTTCATGATGCTAAGTTTATTTTAGAAAAAACAAAGCAAGGAGTTTTTATATGGGTTACAAACATCTTGGCATATATGAAAGAATTTATATTGAGAATCAATTGAAGTTTAAAGTAAAAATTAGTGAAATAGCTAAAAATCTTAATCGAAGTATTAGTACTATTATTCGAGAAGTCAATAGAAATAAAGATAGTAATCATTATTTTTCATTAATTGCACAAAATAAAGCAGAAAACAGAAAACAATCACATGTTTATTTTCATAAGTTTAAAAATAGAGAATTAGTAAAATATGTACAACAAAAATTACTATTAGGTTGATCGCCTGAACAAATTTATGGCAGAATTAAAAATTTTCATAAAGAATGAATTATTAGTTTTAAAACAATTTACAATTGAATTTATTCTGGATTACTTGAAAAAGTTACTAATAAAAATTTAAGAAGAAAAGGTAAGAAACGAAAATCTCAAGAAAATCGCGGTAAATTTAATGGTAAATCAATTAAAGAACGAAATATTAATGTTAATAATCGTATAACTGTTGGTCATTGAGAAGGTGATACTGTAGTATCATCACGAGGTAAAAGTAAATCATGTTTAATAACTTTAGTTGAAAGAACATCAAGATTTACTTTAGCAATGTTAGTTGAAAATAGAACTACTAAAGTTGTTAACGAAAACATTAGCCATTATTTATCAATTCTTCCAAATAATCTTGTTAAGACTATAACATTTGATAGGGGTAAAGAATTTTCTAATTGACAACAACTTGAAAAAATTTAAATGTGAAAATTTATTTTGCTAATGCGTATTCGCCTTGACAAAGAGGTACTAATGAAAATACTAATGGTTTGATTAGAGAAAAATTTCCTAAAAAATTTAATTTTTCAAATAGTACTAAAAATGCAGTTCATAAATTTATATTGTCTTTAAACCAAAGACCAAGAAAAATACTAAATTATCTTTCACCAATCGAATATTTGGTTAGAAAAATAATTTAGTTGCACTTAACTTTACAATTTGGCTATAGATAACATAAAATATTTATTTAAAATTAAATTTAAATAATAAAATAATTTTTTGTTGTGTCAAAATTTACACATTTAATAAAATCCATAAGTATTAACCTAATAAAAGTTAGAAATTACTATATAGTATTTTTTATTTACAAATAATTTGTAATTATTTTAATAAGTAATGCAAGAAGTCTATTAATGAAAATATCCTTAAAATCAAGGCATTTAACAAAACCCTAATTGCTGGAAACAATTATTTACAATTATTACACGGTGAAAAGGAAATCTGAAAATATGATACTGCAAATGCTAACGATTATTATCTAATTAAGTATCTTTTTGGAACCTTAAATTATCTTAATGTTAAATTTAGTTTTTTGAGATACGACTCTGAATTAAAAAATGACATTTACCTTTATTTTAAAAACAATATTCCTAGTATTAACAGTAATAATTATAAAAATACTTTTGATGAAATTTACGAAATTCTTGGGAATTTCTTTGCCAGTTTATTTTATGCTACTTTTGATATGGACGAGAAAACTTATACCGAAATTGATTTTAAAGGTCTAGAAAACTATAATAAGGATTATTTTATTCAAATCGGTTTCTTTTATCGCTCATTAATTACCTTTTATCCTAAAAAATATTTAATCAATGTTACTGGTAATTCGGAATTATTACTAAGAAGTTATTTCTTTACTTTTGATAAAAAAACGCACCAAGAGAATTATAATGCCTTTAAAAATAAAAATAGTATCTACCAAATTGACTTCAATGTGCTTAAATCTTACGATAATAAACTTATTACCATACTATCTGAACCAATAAATAGCAAAATTAATTATCTCAATACCGACATTGATATTCGTTATGGTATTAACATTTTTACCTTAACATTTCCACTTTATCATAAAGGAAACAACTCTAACTACAGTTTTAAAATCTACGACTTTAATGTCTTAAATTCTACAGCCTTTATCCCTGACGGTTCAACCAACTCAGAATGAGACGACTTAATTCCGCCACCAAATTGCAAATATTCAGGGCGATGAATACCCACATTTAATGATATTGGATGTGCCATTCAAAATGCTGGTATCAAAATGCTAAACTGAATGCTTACAGCTTCACAAGTCATTACGATTTTACGACCATTAGCGATTATTGCAAAAGCAACAGTTAACTTTTCAACTGCCATTTTTCCAGTTTTTAAAACAGTGCCAGCCTTTTACTATACCTTTCAATTTTTAATCGGTTTTGCCATTTTTCTAATGATTTTAAGAATTTTTGTATAATAGACTTGGTACATAACTATAACATTTTGCACCTACCAAACTATAAAATTCATTTTCGTCTTTGTATTTATCTAACATTTGTGCTTCATCTAGAAAATAATATTATCAAAATAGTAGATAAAATTAAAGGTTATGTACCAAGTCTTATATAAAATGTAAAGATTTCTTTACAAGAAAGATGGTTTTTCATTATGACAATACCCTTAAATAACTAAACAACTTTTTCATTTTTTCTATTTTAACAAAATAAGAAACCAGTAATTAAAATTACTGGTTTGAATATTTTTCTTGTTTCTACAAAAGATTAAACTTATTCTTATTGTACTGTACTTGTTCCAATTAAAGTGATTAAACCTAAAATGTTTAATATTTTTTTCGTTTTTTAATTATCTTTTGTAGATAAAATAGAAATATCATATATTTTTTCTTTTTCGTCACTACTAAATTCTATATTTTTGTCTTTCATATCATAATATTTTTTACTATATTGACCTCAATTATTTCATAATCTTAAATTCCTTATAATTTCTATTTTAAATATATTTTATAGGAATTTTGTTTAATAAATAAGTAATACAAGAAGTCTATTGTGTAAAAATTCAATAATATGATAGAATAGTAATGAATAAAAATGACAATAACAAGAAAGGCAGGGTTAGTTTAGTAGACTTCTTGCATTACTTATTAAAATAATTACAAATTATTTGTAAATAAAAAATACTATATAGTAATTTCTAACTTTTATTAGGTTAATACTTATGGATTTTATTAAATGTGTAAATTTTGACACAACAAAAAATTATTTTATTATTTAAATTTAATTTTAAATAAATATTTTATGTTATCTATAATTGCAAATTATAAATTGAAGCAATTAAATTAAATCTTAAACTAAATCGTTTTCTACGATTACGATATTTTTCAGTAATAATTTTAAATTTTTTAAGAATAGCAAAAATATTTTCAATAATAATTCTTATTTTTGAAATTAATTTATTATTATGTTTTTGTTCTTTATTTAAAGGGTTTTTCTTTGTTTTTTTCTTAGGTATTAGAACATTACTATGAATTTTTTGTATTCCTTGATAACCATTATCAACTATTAATTTAGTATTTTTTAAAATTGGGATTTTTGATTCTTTAAATAAACAAAAATCATGCTTTTTACCGAGAGAAAAATTTGTTGCAATAATTATTTTGCTTTCTTTTTCAATAATTACTTGTGTTTTAATAGTGTGTTTTTTCTTTTTTCCTGAATAAGATTGTTTTTGTCTTTTTTTGGGCGTTGAATGGGTGTTTCTGTAGCATCAATAATAATTGTTTTATCATTAAAATAATCATTTATTAATGCTTTTTTACCAGCAAGTTGTTGAAAATCAGGATGTTTGATTAAAATATCTTCAATTCACTTGATATTTCGATAACAACTAGCTTCACTAATATCAAAACTTTTACCAAGATGAAAATAAGTACGATATTCTCGTCAATATGATAAAGTCATCAATAATCTATTTTCTAATGATAATTTATTATTTTTACCACCTCTTTTAAACTTTTTTAACTCAGCTTCTTTTAAAATATTTAACATTTTATTAAAAGTACTTTGCTTTATTCCAGTTAATCGTAATAATTCTTTATCATTAATAAAATTAAATTTATCAAATTTCATAATCTTAAATTCCTTATAATTTCTATTTTAAATATATTTTATAGGAATTTTGTTTAATAAATAAGTAATGCAAGAAGTCTAGTAATTAAATAATATAATTAGCTGATTGTTTTACTTCTTCAAAGCAATACCTAAGAAAACTAAACGCGACCTGTTAAGTAAATTTACTTGACATATATATATATTAACGATATTATTAATTATGGTTTAAAAAGATAACTAAGCCAATAATATATAGTGAGAGGAGTACTTATATTCTATGGTTAAATTAAGACTAAAAAGGATGGGGAAAAGTAAACAGCCTTTTTATCGTATTGTTGCTATTGATTCTCGTATTAAAAGAGATGGTGAATATATTGAATTAATTGGAACATATTATTCTTTAAATGATTCGTTAAAAATTAATAAAGAATTAGCTTTAAAGTGATTAACTGTTGGTGCTCAACCAACTGGAACAGTTCGTAGTTTATTTGCAAAAGAAAAAATTATGCAGGCATTTCATGAATTACGACAAAAAAATAAAGTAAAGAAACCAACGACAGAGAAAAAAATGATTAAAAAAGAAGTTTTAACTAAAGAAGTTAAAAACGAAGTAAATGATATTAAAAGTAGTAATTCTAAATCAACAGTTAAAGTTTCAAAAGAAGCAAAGGTTATTAAAAATTCGAAAGAATAAATGGAGTTAGCTAATGATGAATTACATTAATATTGTTAAAATATTAATTAGTCCAATTGTTAAAGATATTAATAATATTCAAATTAGAATGTTAAATGAAAATGATAATGAATTAGAAATTCTTATTATGACTAGTGATAGTGACTTGGCAAGATTAATCGGTAAAAAAGGATTAATTATTGATTCGATTCGTCGTTTAGTTAATGTTAAGGCATCAAGA is drawn from Spiroplasma endosymbiont of Asaphidion curtum and contains these coding sequences:
- a CDS encoding IS5 family transposase (programmed frameshift); its protein translation is MKFDKFNFINDKELLRLTGIKQSTFNKMLNILKEAELKKFKRGGKNNKLSLENRLLMTLSYWREYRTYFHLGKSFDISEASCYRNIKWIEDILIKHPDFQQLAGKKALINDYFNDKTIIIDATETPIQRPKKGQKQSYSGKKKKHTIKTQVIIEKESKIIIATNFSLGKKHDFCLFKESKIPILKNTKLIVDNGYQGIQKIHSNVLIPKKKTKKNPLNKEQKHNNKLISKMRIIIENIFAILKKFKIITEKYRNRRKRFSLRFNLIASIYNLQLCWIILVSASK
- a CDS encoding IS30 family transposase, which produces MGYKHLGIYERIYIENQLKFKVKISEIAKNLNRSISTIIREVNRNKDSNHYFSLIAQNKAENRKQSHVYFHKFKNRELVKYVQQKLLLGWSPEQIYGRIKNFHKEWIISFKTIYNWIYSGLLEKVTNKNLRRKGKKRKSQENRGKFNGKSIKERNINVNNRITVGHWEGDTVVSSRGKSKSCLITLVERTSRFTLAMLVENRTTKVVNENISHYLSILPNNLVKTITFDRGKEFSNWQQLEKI
- a CDS encoding IS5 family transposase (programmed frameshift) translates to MKFDKFNFINDKELLRLTGIKQSTFNKMLNILKEAELKKFKRGGKNNKLSLENRLLMTLSYWREYRTYFHLGKSFDISEASCYRNIKWIEDILIKHPDFQQLAGKKALINDYFNDKTIIIDATETPIQRPKKGQKQSYSGKKKKHTIKTQVIIEKESKIIIATNFSLGKKHDFCLFKESKIPILKNTKLIVDNGYQGIQKIHSNVLIPKKKTKKNPLNKEQKHNNKLISKIRIIIENIFAILKKFKIITEKYRNRRKRFSLRFNLIASIYNLQL
- the rpsP gene encoding 30S ribosomal protein S16 produces the protein MVKLRLKRMGKSKQPFYRIVAIDSRIKRDGEYIELIGTYYSLNDSLKINKELALKWLTVGAQPTGTVRSLFAKEKIMQAFHELRQKNKVKKPTTEKKMIKKEVLTKEVKNEVNDIKSSNSKSTVKVSKEAKVIKNSKE
- a CDS encoding KH domain-containing protein, which codes for MNYINIVKILISPIVKDINNIQIRMLNENDNELEILIMTSDSDLARLIGKKGLIIDSIRRLVNVKASREQKRIKVSLEAFNE